The Oreochromis niloticus isolate F11D_XX linkage group LG15, O_niloticus_UMD_NMBU, whole genome shotgun sequence genome includes a region encoding these proteins:
- the LOC109194766 gene encoding uncharacterized protein LOC109194766, which yields MAAFTWIQMSSLLILMLQFKGTTEQHQTVTAGRGHDVTLPCKNVIQGQHNCISTVWIFSDSSSSVSIFEFGQNKEAKPKSDRLSVSADCSLVIKKVTDQDVGRYTCRQFKTATGSQEGPDFMIDLSVINSKDVKTTTKSTIKPTLKITNIWTTREEVKTSLTTTSNQPDGEDVKTTKSTTVKFTTKTSSTTKSTTSTIKPTVKINTWTTREELKTSAGTLTTASNIPSGVLSGFIIVPVGLAALLITVATVNMWIKCNGEKIHR from the exons ATGGCTGCATTCACATGGATTCAAATGTCTTCATTACTGATACTGATGCTTCAGTTTAAAG GAACAACTGAGCAACATCAAACTGTCACAGCTGGACGTGGACATGATGTTACTCTGCCTTGTAAAAATGTGATACAAGGTCAGCATAACTGTATCAGTACTGTCTGGATCTTCAGTGATTCAAGCAGCTCAGTATCAATCTTTGAATTTGGGCAGAATAAAGAAGCCAAACCtaaatcagacagactgagtGTTTCTGCAGACTGTTCTCTGGTTATAAAGAAGGTCACAGATCAGGATGTTGGTCGTTACACCTGCAGACAGTTCAAAACAGCAACAGGATCACAAGAAGGTCCAGACTTTATGATTGATCTGTCTGTTATTAACA GTAAAGATGTGAAAACGACAACAAAATCAACAATTAAAccaacattaaaaataacaaatatatgGACAACAAGAGAGGAAGTAAAGACATCGCTGACAACAACATCAAATCAACCAGACG GTGAAGatgtgaaaacaacaaaatcaaCAACAGTGAAGTTCACCACAAAAACATCATCGACAACAAAATCCACAACATCAACAATTAAACCAACCGTGAAAATAAACACATGGACAACAAGAGAGGAATTAAAGACATCAGCAGGGACACTGACAACAGCATCAAATATTCCATCTGGAG TTCTTTCAGGATTTATCATCGTTCCTGTGGGTTTAGCAGCTCTCTTAATAACTGTTGCTACCGTCAACATGTGGATAAAATGTAACGGTGAGAAAATTCACAGATGA